A window of the Podarcis raffonei isolate rPodRaf1 chromosome 4, rPodRaf1.pri, whole genome shotgun sequence genome harbors these coding sequences:
- the LOC128413083 gene encoding probable G-protein coupled receptor 34, which produces MHKKTPAKNMNFSFAENETGKNSTEMPVTYCDTEEKSLSLTLLFSYSVIFVIGLVGNITALYAFLGIPCKKNSIHVYLLNVAIADLLLIFCLPFRIYYHIAQNKWLLGLIFCKIIGNLFYMNMYISIVLLGLISWDRYVKINKSIQRPRVLTARRSVYLCCTLWTVAIMGFILMVVQSTRKEDKHSSKCFHYREKQNAKVEAGVNYILVIIFWIVFILLILSYVKIANNLLKISKKRTSFPNTRTYVAIARKSFIVLIIFTLCFVPYHIFRLIYITSQLQKTSCHWQQIIHKYNEITLVFSSFNSCLDPVMYFLMSRSVRKTVLQLICKRLHVDSSVNESTSETKQGHSFQDNSEIPSHHSRMHLNKINN; this is translated from the coding sequence ATGCACAAGAAAACCCCAGCGAAGAACATGAATTTTTCATTTGCTGAAAATGAAACTGGAAAAAACTCCACAGAAATGCCTGTTACTTACTGTGATACGGAAGAGAAATCACTGTCTTTAACTCTACTATTTTCATATTCGGTCATTTTTGTAATTGGATTGGTTGGCAATATTACTGCCCTGTATGCTTTTCTGGGCATTCCTTGCAAGAAGAACTCTATCCATGTTTATTTGCTTAATGTTGCCATCGCAGACCTCCTACTGATCTTTTGTCTCCCTTTCCGAATATACTATCACATAGCCCAGAACAAGTGGCTGTTGGGCTTGATTTTTTGCAAGATTATAGGAAACTTATTTTATATGAACATGTACATCAGCATCGTACTACTAGGGCTTATTAGTTGGGACCGTTATGTAAAAATTAACAAATCTATACAACGCCCTAGAGTGTTAACAGCAAGACGAAGCGTATATTTGTGTTGTACGCTGTGGACAGTTGCAATAATGGGATTTATACTGATGGTTGTTCAGTCTACCAGGAAGGAAGATAAACATTCATCAAAATGTTTCCATTACAGagaaaagcaaaatgcaaaaGTGGAAGCAGGTGTTAATTATATTCTTGTTATAATATTTTGGATTGTTTTCATTCTACTGATTCTGTCGTATGTTAAAATTGCAAACAATCTTCTGAAAATTTCCAAGAAGAGAACAAGTTTTCCTAATACTAGAACATATGTTGCCATTGCAAGGAAATCTTTCATAGTACTTATCATTTTCACATTATGCTTTGTTCCTTATCATATATTCAGATTAATTTATATCACTTCACAACTACAAAAAACCTCTTGTCACTGGCAACAGATCATTCACAAATACAACGAGATTACACTAGTCTTCTCATCATTTAACAGCTGCTTAGATCCAGTTATGTATTTCTTAATGTCCAGAAGTGTCCGGAAAACTGTACTTCAACTGATTTGTAAGCGACTTCATGTGGATTCAAGTGTGAATGAGAGTACTTCAGAGACAAAACAAGGACATTCTTTTCAAGATAATTCAGAAATCCCAAGTCACCATTCCAGAATGCATCTTAATAAGATTAACAATTAA